Genomic segment of Saccharomyces cerevisiae S288C chromosome XV, complete sequence:
ATCTTTGCGAAGAGGAAGCAGGCTGGTAGTGATGTGCGGTTGGTGGTATCGTTAATTTATTTTGTGTGATCGTTACTTCCTGTACGTTAGGACCAGGTTCGAGCCCTTGGCTCTCATAGTTCCCAATATCTTCATCGCTGCCGCCCACAAAATCATCCTCTGATCTAACAGGAGTACTCATTGTTGAATaaagtttatttttgatTCCATTATTTATAGAGAGCTCGTAACATGGTGGCGAGAGCAACTCGACATCTTGGTAAATGGGAGGAACTTCTTCGTCCCAGGAGATTCCAAGTCCAGATCTTTCAGTGACTGTTAATCTGAATTGCATTCTTAAAACACGTGCTGCACCAGTGGGAACACTCACTATATTAGAGTTACTAGCACCGTTAGATGCCTTCTCCTTATTAGTACTATGGTTGGACTTATTACTATTCACCGGTGTTATATCTTCAGGCCCCATGCGCCGTACTTTCGGTGTATTTCTATTTGCAAAAATTGGAGATAATTCAGCTAAGCGTTGATCAGGATTATGAACATTCATCGTATTGTTattagtttctttcttgtttttggaGTTTGGTTTCCGTATAGGTTGCCCATTGGCATATTGCAATGTTTCTTCTGCAACAACTATTTCCACTGCCAAGATGTGGCTTACATACAAACCTAAATTTGGATCCTGTATATCGCAAGCCACATTGATGCTGGGCTTCTTATTGCCCGTGGAAGGAGTTTGTAGTGTCGATGCATGCATTACCGGATTAGAGACGCCTGAATTAAGTCCCATACAATCTATTTCTGTAACTAGCTCAATCTTTCCATTATTGTCAAAATCGGTTTTCCATCCACTCTTCATTTCTCCCTTAGATATTATCCGAACCTCTTCCGTAAATAAACTACTGTTGTTTTTTAGCTCTTGTTGaagttgttgttgtctTGCGCGTTGTTGCTGCATTAGTAACTCCTGACGCAAAGCGTCGTCACTGGGATGGATGAATTCGCTACCGGGTTGgtcttcctcatcttcattaacaggattttcatcatcaagtCCAACATTACCAGTTGACGCTGGACCCGAAGAATTAGGTGCTTGTTCACGACCGGGCTCGCCTGGAAGCCTTTGCGACGGCATATTTTCTAAAGAGTTTACTGCAACCCGGATTTGTGGGCCTAGTTCACCATAACGCTTAATATGACTGCGTGgctttttacttttttctgactcttttattttaacCTGCTCTTCTAACTGCCTCAATTCATGCTTGTGCACTGGACAAGCATGTGCTTTAACTCTTGtagtttcttcaattctcCAACTCAATTTACGCATTCGCCATCTCCTATCCCCCGAAGAAACACCGTCTAATTTCATCTCCAAAGGAAAAGTAGATTTAGGATATACAACATTAGGAAgaacagcagcagcagttAACTCTGTAGGAGGAAATACTCTTAGAGAATTCTTATCAGGCCCGCGCGGTATACTTCGAGTCACGGCGATGGGCATCGCTAGTTGCAACAACCGCTTCTTAGAAGAGCTTCCTTCTTTCCTGGGAGTAGAATGACCggaagaaaaggaatttCTATGAGGATCTATATACGTCACAACAGCGATAAGTTCGTATTTGACCTGGGTTTCAGCCGTAGCACCTAGCGATGAAGAACATGGGACAGACCCCGGTATAAGATAGGAAAATGGGTAAGAGTGGCTTCCAACAGAAAGATCCTGGGTATTACTCTGAATTTCCCAGCTTTTCATGTTTGTAATCTTTGTTTTACAGTTCATACAGGTTTGCATTGAGGAAATATTAGGCACAAAGGGTTTATGGAAATGGATCTTCTGTACCAAACTTAGTGTTACCGACGTAATGGTGATCTTGGTATAACCAGCCATTATTCTTAAATTAGCAGGCGTGGGAGAATGCGATATGGATGTAGAAGATGTTGAAGGAGAGATATTTGACGTCGACGCTGACAAGCTGGACAATCTAGATGAAAGTGCAGAACCAAATGtactctttctttttaggCTTTTAGAAGTAGTCGACACATTAGATTCTGTATTCTTTAAAGATTTATCTTCAGCACTACTGTAGGGATCGACAACCGTCACAGTAAAAAGTCCACTTAGCACAGCACCTGAGGATTCCATAGCAGACCCATAAAGAACACATGGCGGTGATTCTACATCAATAGAAAGGGTTAGTGGAAGACTTTGTCCTTTTTTGTTGCTATTACTGTAGCCGTTATGATTGGACTGATGAGTAGATGTAAGACGTGAAAATGCCATGGTAAAACGTATTGTTTAGTGAAATGTATACTAAGTAGGAGTAAAAATCAGCAATTTCTGGTGTTGAAATGTGAACAACAGCGTTCTCCTCCGAAAAAGCAAGCTATAACGTTGCTCAACTTTTGATTCCGAAATCAGAAGCTTAAATAAGGAAAACTGAAAGCTAATTGGATGAAGCACACAAACTTAATCAACCTTATTATTCAAAGTATTCGGAGCCCTAGTAAAAACTGCCTATGATATGTATGAGTCGTGCTTTTCCGTCTGGTTTAATAAGTGTTCGAGTCAGCTCAAATCGCATTTTTGTCTTGAAGCTTCcgccaaaagaaaaaaaaagtcgtTAATAGCGATACAAGTAAGCAATTAACTATCACACCATAGAATGAGTTGACAAGAGTACTTATTTGATGGCTTTACTGAACTATGTATACACGTCCTTCATACATGGAACTTAGCTTTATcctaaaaatttttataatgTCACAGTCTTTATATCTAAATCCTTGTGAACAAAAGCTTTGTTACCACCAGCACCAAGGTAGTCACTAGCAACCTGGCCGTCACCTCTTATTTGGTATTGATAACTCACCAGACCGTCCAAGCCAACTGGACCACGGGCGTGAATCTTAGAGGTAGAAATACCCACTTCAGCACCAAAACCGTACCTGAAACCATCGGCAAATCTAGTTGATGCATTCCAGTAAACACCAGAGGAGTCGACACCCTtcataaatttttcagcgtTTGCTTTATTTTCCGTTACAATAGCGTCGGTATGTCTCGAAGAGTGTGTATTTATATGTTGAATGGCCGATTCTGTAGATGTAACAAACTTGGCAGCCAAATCCAAGGATAAAAATTCCTTATCAAAATCTTGCTCCTCATCAGCATCAACGGTTTTGCATTGAATTGCTTCTGTCAATTTCCCTAACTCATTCAGTTTATCAAAATACGcagttttcaaatcttttgTAGCGTGGATAGTCACTCCGCCTTCCAAAGTTAAGTTTTCCAGAACTTCCCACCACTTAGAGAATTTTGGGTTAATCAACAACGTTTCCATAGCGTTGCAACCAGCTGGGTAGTTAGTCTTTGCATCCAAACTAATTCTTTTTGCCTTAATCAAATCTGCGTCTTCATCCAAGTAAATTGAGCAGATACCATCCGCATGACCCAACACGGGAATTTTTGTAGTGTCCTTGATTTTTCTGACTAAGGCATTGGAACCACGAGGAACAACTAAGTCGATGTACTCATCTTGATCCAACAAGTCGGAAACATCCTGTCTGGTTTCGATCAATTGCACAGAGCCCACAGGAACACCAGTCTCACTTTGGAATTGTGCAATGGTGTCGTTAACGATCTTTGCCATTTCTCTGAACGTGTTCACAGACTCTTTACCACCCTTCAAAATTGCAGCATTACCAGACTTGATACTCAATGCGGTAATATTGGCAATAACTTCTGGACGGGATTCAAAGATAACTAACAAAACGCCGACTGGAGCGGTTACTTGGTACAACGTCAAGCCATCATCTAATTCCCTGGCCATTTTAACCTTGCCAACAGGGTCTTCTAGTTCGGCTACATCCTTAATACCTTGTAACATAACTTCAAATTTGTCCCCTTTAAATAGGTCGAGACGTTTCAATAAAGAATCCGCTAGGCCAGTCTCTTTGGCAACAGCTAAATCGATTTTATTCGCTTCTTCAATGGCATGCGCATTAGCCTTCAGGGCATCGTGAATTTTGTATAAAATATCTGATCTGCCCTCGTTTGAGAtggttttcaaaatattcccTGCTTTACGGGCATTTTTGGCTATTTGTTGTGAACTGGACATCTTTATATTGGTTGCCTGTGctcctttttgttcttaCTCTTTTTACCAATACgcttttactttttctcttcttttcttgaagctttttgaaaaacgtCTGTCgacttttttcattttttgactCATTGACCCAACGCCACAAAtgaacaaagaaatttgGCCACTGCATCGCCTTTCCTGCCCCATTGATTCAAATGTCCATGCGCGTTGATTGATGTgtgatatatatatatatatatatgtatatagatgtatattattatgttCAGAGGTGATTTTATCTTTGTACGCGTACCATTTTTGTAAAGTGACCTTGTTTTGACTTTTTAACGAGTAAAAAAACGAGTTAACAAATTCTTGACGTAAACGATAAAGCCGCCcatcaaaagaaatgcaATAATGTCAATGATGAAATACCTATACAGGTAGATGGATTTCGTGTTGTTCTTCGATTTATTTAACACGTTTTTCAGCTCTATCAAACTATCCATTTCCCTTAGAGAGgacttttgtttatttaaTCTCTCTTGGCAAACCTCCATTCTCCTTTCCAATCCTTGTAATTGCGCTACACTTTCTTCGACTGATATCTTTAATTCATTAATAAACGCCTTATTGTCATCCTCGTCAAAGTCTGATTTCAACTTGACCAAGAATTGATTAATCACCGTGGTTCGCAAGGTGGTCATTTCGTCTAATAAAAGGGTTAACTCTCCTGATAGAAGATCATACTTTTGGATAGTTTTTTGAACGTTGTTTTCATTCTTGATTATTGTATCGTTTaaatttcttctcatcTCATTCTCGATCTTCACTAGAAGTGTCGAAATatgattttgataataattcaattcatcaatgttatcattcaaatttgaGTTGCTCTTCGAAATAGAGTTTGAGCTAGAATCAGGAGTGGCTGCGGagccattattattgttcaCCTTCAGTACACTCTTGAACCTAGTGGAAGAATCCGCTGACTTCTGCCTATTCAGTAAATACTTAAATCCCAAGGTATCGGTGCCAGGTGCAGTGGAAGAGCCTGATGAATTCCTTGGTTTCCTCTGGTTAGTCAAATATCCTAAAGAGGGATATACACCGTTTAAACTTCTTCTATCCACATCTTCTGAATCTGATGAGGTGGATGACGTGGACGAAAAGGCTGATGACGACAAAAATGCTGGTACATTAGAACGGGAATACAGAAATGACGAAGAATCGTTGACAGCAGAACCGTCCAAATCATGATAAAACAAAGATGTGCTGGGGGAGGAGTTTACGGAAATTTGTGATTGAGAATGCATATTCCCTAATTTAATGCCGCCAGCGGTGGATGAGGGCTCAAACACTACCGACTCCCTCAACGTATCAAATGGGTCTGAATTTCCCAAAGAAGGCTGTAAAAATTGGTTAACCAATCGTTTCCTCTCATAATCAAAAGAACCAGCGGATGATCTACGTTGCGAAGAGGAGGAACCCTGTATTTGATTGAAAGCTAGCCCAGTATGACAGCTTTGGAAAACGGACATCGAACCACGACGTCCTTTACTAAGGCAAGACAATCTGGCCCTATTAGAGTTGAAGTCGGTTTTCGGCGACACTCTGAATGGATCATCCAAACTGGATGCCCCACTATATGATCTACTGTGTCGACCTACTCTGTTATCGATGTCAtcttcaaacaaaaaatcgCTAAACTTCCCGGTTTTGGTCGATCCCAGGACAGGTAAGCTAGTCATTTCCAATGAACGTTGTCGTACCCCATGTGCCCTATTCTTTGTCACATATAAATGTCTCCTATCATGCAGCGCAGGCTGttcctccttttctttctccCTTTCCTTTTGTAACAACGATCCCAAGTTTACTTCAGTGCTTGGTCTTGGGACCACCGGATTATCATTCACTGCTATGACAGGTAATCTAGAAGATGATTTCGAAAAGTGTGCAACATTTGTTTTAGCTTGTAGAGGTTCCGGCTGCGGCTGCGGCTGTAGACCGGATTCTTTTATCTTCACTGCGTCGCCACTGGAAGCCCTTCTTCCCTTACAAAAGCCTCTTGGGAATGAAGGAGGTAACAGGGTACAGTTCCTCGATCCGGGATTCTCCATCCGGTCAATTAGCAAGTTCATTTTCACTTAATGTATCAACTATAACttaaaccaaaaaaaaaaaaaaatttagatATGGGAAGGTCTTTTCCTCCACAAATAGGGTGAACTATCCGACCCAGATCAATAAATAAATAGGCTCGAAGACGCCTCAGAACTCCGGTCACTGGTTTGTCTTGTTGATATACGATGTGCCAAGCGCCGTTTCTCGATGCTTATCTGGTTTAGTTTACGCTGTTAAAACCAAAACCCCAACAGATTTTCGACCCTAACGTATGTAGGGCTAAAATAGATATTGAGTAGGTTACAATTAATTATTGGCAATTGCACCTAGTGACACATTTACGAAAACGTAGGGCAAAAACTATTACCCGACCCAGGGCTATTTTGtgattttttccttttttttgtttatgaTCGCGCTTCTCGAAAAGCCAAATATCAGAAATCCCAAACACGCCTTCATTTGATACGATTCGTAGCCTGCGTTTCAGAGATCTATCAACTTTGCAAGGCCAATCagagaacaaaaaagtCTCGCAAAGTCATTTCACTTTTCTCGCTTGAAATTATTCGTTCGATTTCTGGCTGCTTGcttgttttttgttttctaaGGTACTATTCGACACCATTCCATTGGACAGCGATACTTATACCATTGTACATATAGGACATAAAAACAGCAGATATTACAGCGTATAATGTCTTTTGAAGTGGGTACACGATGCTGGTATCCCCATAAAGAATTGGGCTGGATTGGGGCGGAAGTAATCAAAAATGAGTTCAACGACGGCAAGTACCACCTGGAGTTACAATTGGAAGACGATGAAATCGTGTCCGTGGACACAAAAGACTTGAATAACGATAAG
This window contains:
- the LDB19 gene encoding Ldb19p (Alpha-arrestin, Ub-ligase adaptor for Rsp5p; regulates starvation- and substrate-induced Ub-dependent endocytosis of select plasma membrane localized amino acid transporters, recruiting Rsp5p to its targets; role in basal internalization and turnover of Ste2p, mating and zygote formation; recruits Rsp5p to Ste2p via its 2 PPXY motifs; inhibited by Npr1p-mediated phosphorylation, affecting cytosol and plasma membrane translocation; localization regulated by Rsp5p-dependent ubiquitination), which codes for MAFSRLTSTHQSNHNGYSNSNKKGQSLPLTLSIDVESPPCVLYGSAMESSGAVLSGLFTVTVVDPYSSAEDKSLKNTESNVSTTSKSLKRKSTFGSALSSRLSSLSASTSNISPSTSSTSISHSPTPANLRIMAGYTKITITSVTLSLVQKIHFHKPFVPNISSMQTCMNCKTKITNMKSWEIQSNTQDLSVGSHSYPFSYLIPGSVPCSSSLGATAETQVKYELIAVVTYIDPHRNSFSSGHSTPRKEGSSSKKRLLQLAMPIAVTRSIPRGPDKNSLRVFPPTELTAAAVLPNVVYPKSTFPLEMKLDGVSSGDRRWRMRKLSWRIEETTRVKAHACPVHKHELRQLEEQVKIKESEKSKKPRSHIKRYGELGPQIRVAVNSLENMPSQRLPGEPGREQAPNSSGPASTGNVGLDDENPVNEDEEDQPGSEFIHPSDDALRQELLMQQQRARQQQLQQELKNNSSLFTEEVRIISKGEMKSGWKTDFDNNGKIELVTEIDCMGLNSGVSNPVMHASTLQTPSTGNKKPSINVACDIQDPNLGLYVSHILAVEIVVAEETLQYANGQPIRKPNSKNKKETNNNTMNVHNPDQRLAELSPIFANRNTPKVRRMGPEDITPVNSNKSNHSTNKEKASNGASNSNIVSVPTGAARVLRMQFRLTVTERSGLGISWDEEVPPIYQDVELLSPPCYELSINNGIKNKLYSTMSTPVRSEDDFVGGSDEDIGNYESQGLEPGPNVQEVTITQNKLTIPPTAHHYQPASSSQRSLTTVQSPPLESVVSVQGSVPFRGHVLTPHSTRDIRIQNFSDFLDSNRITQ
- the PRO2 gene encoding glutamate-5-semialdehyde dehydrogenase (Cytosolic gamma-glutamyl phosphate reductase; catalyzes the second step in proline biosynthesis), encoding MSSSQQIAKNARKAGNILKTISNEGRSDILYKIHDALKANAHAIEEANKIDLAVAKETGLADSLLKRLDLFKGDKFEVMLQGIKDVAELEDPVGKVKMARELDDGLTLYQVTAPVGVLLVIFESRPEVIANITALSIKSGNAAILKGGKESVNTFREMAKIVNDTIAQFQSETGVPVGSVQLIETRQDVSDLLDQDEYIDLVVPRGSNALVRKIKDTTKIPVLGHADGICSIYLDEDADLIKAKRISLDAKTNYPAGCNAMETLLINPKFSKWWEVLENLTLEGGVTIHATKDLKTAYFDKLNELGKLTEAIQCKTVDADEEQDFDKEFLSLDLAAKFVTSTESAIQHINTHSSRHTDAIVTENKANAEKFMKGVDSSGVYWNASTRFADGFRYGFGAEVGISTSKIHARGPVGLDGLVSYQYQIRGDGQVASDYLGAGGNKAFVHKDLDIKTVTL
- the FRT1 gene encoding Frt1p (Tail-anchored ER membrane hypothetical protein; substrate of the phosphatase calcineurin; interacts with homolog Frt2p; promotes cell growth in stress conditions, possibly via a role in posttranslational translocation; FRT1 has a paralog, FRT2, that arose from the whole genome duplication) is translated as MNLLIDRMENPGSRNCTLLPPSFPRGFCKGRRASSGDAVKIKESGLQPQPQPEPLQAKTNVAHFSKSSSRLPVIAVNDNPVVPRPSTEVNLGSLLQKEREKEKEEQPALHDRRHLYVTKNRAHGVRQRSLEMTSLPVLGSTKTGKFSDFLFEDDIDNRVGRHSRSYSGASSLDDPFRVSPKTDFNSNRARLSCLSKGRRGSMSVFQSCHTGLAFNQIQGSSSSQRRSSAGSFDYERKRLVNQFLQPSLGNSDPFDTLRESVVFEPSSTAGGIKLGNMHSQSQISVNSSPSTSLFYHDLDGSAVNDSSSFLYSRSNVPAFLSSSAFSSTSSTSSDSEDVDRRSLNGVYPSLGYLTNQRKPRNSSGSSTAPGTDTLGFKYLLNRQKSADSSTRFKSVLKVNNNNGSAATPDSSSNSISKSNSNLNDNIDELNYYQNHISTLLVKIENEMRRNLNDTIIKNENNVQKTIQKYDLLSGELTLLLDEMTTLRTTVINQFLVKLKSDFDEDDNKAFINELKISVEESVAQLQGLERRMEVCQERLNKQKSSLREMDSLIELKNVLNKSKNNTKSIYLYRYFIIDIIAFLLMGGFIVYVKNLLTRFFTR